ATccaaacacatattaaactaatttAAAAAATCACTCATTAACTTCTGAATTAATTCCCTAATGGCACATATTCAAAATTgtgaattgtagtcggtgagtttgcaaggtgtatcatttggaatgaatttccagaatgacaacagtttggagatatgtgccattaAACTCGCCGTAAACTGTTGTTCCACTAATTTTttaaacaaaacgctcttttatgcattgaagcacaaaactaactggaatgctcatgtattttgtcccacgcACTGGgaaatacctcgaaactggtgtcatcctggagattcatttcaactAAATACGCCTTGCAACGCACAGgttgcaattcgtaaattgcaatatgtgatgTAAATTAATTAGTTAAAATGTTAAgcagtaaatttttgttaattagttgaatatgtgtttcgatctCACGTGCTAGTATTGTCCACCtgttcgaataatccagctcaaagacaacaattatgctatctgccataggcaattttttaaaactccgtaaaacctaaaaatgatcACACAGTATACTGTGGTTGACCTAAGCATCATAAGAGGTCATTGCCAGAGGTGGTACTAATGTCTACAACTCTTCCGTTCCAGTATTCCACAAATGATATAAATACACATAAAGACAGTTCAAACTCAGGTTTAGCAGTTTTCTTGGCTAAAGAATTCAAACAGCTCCCAAGATTTGTTGCTGTCAATTCCACTGTCTACTTATATGCATATCCTGGGACCAGAGACACATGCcaagaagcaagagaaaggcacgCACCAAGAGAGGAGGCGAAAACAAATCCCAGTCCGATGGCAAGGGGGCCACCCATGTTGAGGAATTTCTCACTCGGGGCGCAGGCAGCCACCGTGGACAGGCCTGACACCACGCCAGCAGTGTAACATGCGGCACGTATCATTATAGGCCCACCCAAGAGGCAGAGGGGGGCCACAAGGGCACCCATGACGCCACAGTGCAAGGCCCAGGCAGCCTGTTTTGCACCCAGCCCTTCTCTGTAGGGCAGCGAGCGGGCCACCATGCCTGTGCCAATCATGGCTGCAAAGCTTGCTCCTATGGCCTGCGTCATAGCAAGGAGGCAATATGAAATACAACACCATAGGAGAAGAAAGTCATGCCTCTAGACAGCCCCCACAAGACAGTGCAACATGATGCAGCATTGTCAGCACAATGCACTTGGTAAGGGGAGCTGATTACTTTGGTCATGCTGTTTATGCATGGGGAAGAGCTGAAGAGAAGGGAAGGAATTAACAGTTTAGAGGCACTAACTTTACAAATGTCAGTGCATCTTGTTCAAATCCTTGGCTGTGTGGTTGCTGTGCACTGCGGCAGGTCACACTGTAATCCTTACGTAATGTTTTCATTTATGAGCCCCCTAAAGGCTACCCACCATGATATTCACGCAAATACAATAAGCATGTCGTGTTAGCTGAAGCAGAATGGGTGCCTACGCTCCACAGAAGCTTCTCACTGCCATTCACTCAGGAAAAACAAGCACCAGTACTTGTGAATAAGGAAGTAAAATTTAGCAATGAAAAATGCAAATTATGCCGAGCCTGTACCAAGGGGATTTATGAGTGTGCCTACGACGACTACTTTCAGCAATAATTTCATATGGCATAACACCTAGTCCAATGTGTCACTGCATCAAATAAAAGCTCTTGATGTCATGGTATTTCTGCTGCTCACACCAAGATGCActcaatacagtatagaccacttataacataacggtttatagtgcagaagtggctacaacgcggccttttccgactcccgttcaccctcccatagaacttcatgtatacgcataccgcttacagtgcagccgcgtgagacgaaataccagttataatgcggcttccgtgggaaaatctcaccgacaagggcggcagcgagcacgcttctcaacaaggtgcgtgctcccggccggcgtatgcattattcaatgcaatcaaactctcgttaatttgtacttatttggccacacatcggttaattcggactactttcggagctcagTGAGCGGagagcgccgcaaatgtgtgacgcaaaagagcaagaacggcgctagcgtccaactgaaacgaagcggcggagtccgcatcgccacagccatcagttgaaatcgtacgtgaatgacagcaacgccggaacgctttgagcctatttgtgtctttaaagcctgtattcttgcgtttacctctgcgcataacaccgcgttggccgcgggctttcgtaactgcgtagtcgtcatccacgatcgtgtcaatagcggccgcggttttctccgcagcggttgcggcgaacagtagtttcgtttttactcgatACGCGCATCGGCGGCGTGCCTCAAaaactgcatagtcgccatcgatgatcgcatagatagcgaccgcggtttcgactgcagttgttgccaCGAATgatagttaattcgtccagactcggtgcgtgcgtcgggcgcgtgcctttagcaccgcaaagtcgccgttcataaatgcattgatagcggtcacggttttttccgcagcggttgcggaaaacagttgtttctttttgactcggtgcaaagctgtcaaatttGAAGAGCACGGCTACATCGCTATTTTGTTTTCGTCAGCTCACTGATGAAAACGTAATcacgatgtgcgcgcgatagtacaaagcgtgtctacatgcttggtctacattttttgcatacgtgcagggcttggaaatcgttgttttggttatagtgcggtaccgcttatagtgcagatattctcgactccggcgacttacgttataagcggtctacactgtatatattAACATGAAAGTAATTCCAAAGTGTGCCTGCCCGCAAAATACTTTTGTCATTGAGCCTATCCATACAAGCTTTACAACAGCAATATTCCTGAAAATGATCATTCTGTAACACAGGGTGAAAGTGGTGCTTTGTCTCGCTAATCACACTCACCAGCCATGAGTTGCGCATCACCAGGTTCAGCATGGCAGGGTTCCGGCTCACAGCGAACGCAGAAGCTGCTGTGATGATAATGCTTCCTCCAAAGTAGGTGTAGGTATCACGCACCCTCTGCCGCACATACTCTGGCCACACCCTgcaatgttgttttttttttttttatccaacaCTCAACAACAAATTTCTTAACTGAAAGAAATGCGAGGAAAGAGACTGCATGTGAAGGAGAAACGACCACTGAGGGTACGAGGCCTCACAATTGCAACTATTTGCCCTGGGTTCAACAAAATTTAAGGGGTCATGGTAGATAAAAATGGAAGCAATGTAAAAGAAAGGAGACGAACATTTTGGAACACCCCCAAATAGGCTTCTTGTTTAACATCACCCAGACAGCAATCTACTTTTGTCACACATCTGTGAGCAAAAATGCAAAAGGGTCACAGAATCTTCACCCTTCTCCCTTTCTGACTTGGCGAATGAACGCATTGCTTCCATTTCAAGACTGCAAGGATAGTTCTCCTTGCTTGGGGTCAATACAGAGAATGTGCTGAAAGAAAAGAATTGTGTGGCCTCTTCAGCAGTTATTTTCTCTGCAACTATGCAGCAGCTACGTGGAAACTATAGCATAAAGCTAATATCTAAGGTTTCTAGAAAGGTAAACAAACTTTTGAGGGACTCAATGTTTGCCTTTAGACAAACTGCATCCATGGCTTCTCAAACTGAGTTATGTCATAAACTATGTTTATGTAAACAGTGTGTCAAAAATTGCACTATGTACACAAAACAACCATGTAGCTCAACATTTAATTTTGCTTCAGTGCTTCAGCACAATATCAGATGAGTGCATAAACAAAACTGCACATCCAcgcaaatctaaaaaaaaaaaaaggcttataaAAGGCAAGAAGTAACTAGCTTTGCTGGCACGGTTCCTTTTGTGTTCTGCAGGTGAGGTGTCATATACTAACCAGCACAGCTCCAGTAGCAAGGCCGAGTCATCTGTTTGGAGATTCATTCCAACGAATACTCACATGGATTTCTCAAAGGCTCCTGCTTCACTTGACATCCCGAGTCCATAGTAGCAGAGGGCTCCCAGCCCAAAGGCCGACGCTCCTGCCAGAACACCCTTTCCCACACTGAAtgctgcaagaaagaaagaagaagaaagaaaaaaggtgcAAGACAGTCAAACACTTGTAGCCAGTCAATGACTGACATGCAGACTTCCCAGACAACAAAGtgaaacaagaaaacagaaacaaaaagatagcattacatttgaaCACGGCAAGTTTATGTAATGAAGGATTGCATAATGACTACTAGCTGGTTCTTGATTAATTAGGTCAGCAAATGGTGCTTTGATACTACGAGTCAATCAGCCATACCTGCCACACCTTGTAATAACATCtaaatatacagtagaaccttgttcataCGTTTTGTAAAACAATGCGAGAAAAACGTATGATCCGAAGTGACTAAAAAATTTGACAGACTCGGCGACgggaaaccgaaacgaaatcgaGCTAGTGGGCAACCCCGGATGCAACCCCGGATGCCGCCGAAGCGCTGGCACATTTAGATTATCGCCTACTAAATGCGAGCAGTACGCTACCAATGGCACTGCGCCCCACGCACTGTAAACAGATGGGTGAAGATGCTTGTCACAATGGGCTTGGCGGCGATAGCAGTGAATGAGGCGTGCAACGTTGGTGCCAGGAAATTGTACGTAACaggatcatatcaacgaggttctactgtactcaCACATTCCGACACAAGGAAATATTGCAAGTTATTGCCTTCACAAAGACATTCAGGATAAGATAGGATGACAAACGAAATATTTGTGGACCACATTGCACAAAGAAAAATATGCGAGTTAATCATAAAATGCCACTCCGAAATTCCCAAATTGACGAAACGTGCCAAATTCCGCTGGCTATAATATatgctatttatttattcattcacaaatactgccatcttgcataaacaagacatagcaggagtgggtgCTATGTAACAAATTAAGACAAAACTACATGAAACACTTCAATCTACACAAAAAAATTATGAACCTTTTCAGGTGCCAATTATTTCCGATTAAAATTatactttcaccgcatttctcacatcttcagaatcataaaaagctgCAAAAttgattaagaattttcaattctttattgAGATTTGTCATgcttacagaatgtggactccatgcgaaaactcgcTGCGggaacatcagatatgagaatatcaactatttcatgtctagcaggcttgaaacAAGCCTATGCAGCTACTTTAAAATTATTCCTGGTGCAACacattgtgaaaaataatgaaagtGAACCCACTACATACAACAACATACATCGAGCAAGAACATCCAGAagtctaccttcccactcattctactaaaacattttgcacatgttattcaaacttgcagcacaattccaataagaagagtttcaagatgtatgcgacacattttatatatcattactttcatcaatgcttttgctgATGATGCACTAATCTTGTCacacacaattgtgtacacagtgtCCTAAAGGGTTAAGCTACTTCCTCTAGGTGACATTGGTAAACATATAGTTCTTGATAAGAGAAAATATTAAGGGTGTTTGAATAGCGGAGTTTTAAAATGAAATTAACTACAAATATTAGAAAACTATGAGCTTCGAATATAGAATCTAACACGGCATATTGTTCTACATCTAAAAGTACAAGAAGCAACACAGATAGGAAAGGTAGCAACTTCCTTTAATGCCCGCAATGCTATGGGAATTCCACTCAATTGGACATTTGTAAATGATCAAGTGAAAAGTCGCTAAAGTTGCTCTTATAGCAGGTGCTTGAACTGGACAATGAAGCATATGCCCGAGCCCCTTTCTACACCAGGCAGGCTACAATTTTAATGCTGTATATTTGGCTATAACAAAATATTTGTAGAAATCAAA
The DNA window shown above is from Dermacentor silvarum isolate Dsil-2018 chromosome 1, BIME_Dsil_1.4, whole genome shotgun sequence and carries:
- the LOC119437071 gene encoding growth hormone-inducible transmembrane protein, with translation MLVVWKCCLSPAAARASAKAFAAGPASSRWPTMTQKTLNMSTRSRSARFQVATPKRRTLREIVMAPAGDTAFSVGKGVLAGASAFGLGALCYYGLGMSSEAGAFEKSMVWPEYVRQRVRDTYTYFGGSIIITAASAFAVSRNPAMLNLVMRNSWLAIGASFAAMIGTGMVARSLPYREGLGAKQAAWALHCGVMGALVAPLCLLGGPIMIRAACYTAGVVSGLSTVAACAPSEKFLNMGGPLAIGLGFVFASSLGSMFLPPTTVLGAGLYSLSMYGGLVLFGGFLLYDTQRIVKMAETYPLYAAQPYDPVNASISIYLDTLNIFIRIAMLLAGGGSRRK